In Trichocoleus desertorum ATA4-8-CV12, the DNA window CGAAAAGCTAACGCAGACTCTTGATAATCTCCTTCGTCATACGACGTGAGTCCTTGTTGAAAGTGATGCGAAGAGATTAGACGAGGAGCTTGAAGCAGGCCAGCAAGTGCCAATCCCTAGAATAGGTTGATTTGACTGTCGATTTGACTGATGTCGCATACTAGAGCCTCCTGATACGTCTACTTGTGAACTTCAACCGTGAAACAAAACTCCGTGATGATTTTGGATCGAGAGAGATACGTTTTAGGTGGAGAGGTTTAGGTAGATACAGCAGGGGTTGCCTGAATCTGTCTGAGTCGCTCGCCTTTCAAAGCAGTGTTACTCTGCTTCTCCAATCAGCGTGAAAGCTGCCCAATCTTTCGGTTCGGGGTGCGTTGCCATCGTGGTTAACATTGCCTGCTGGAGTGCCTGTGCCTTATTGGGTTGCTTCTGAAGGTTCTTGTAAAACGCGGTCATCAATTCTGCGGTCGGCGCATCGGGAACTGCCCAGAGGGAAACAATCACACTGGGCACGCCTGCTGAAATCAAAGAGCGCGACAAGCCAATCACCCCATCTCCGGTAATTCTGCCTTCTCCCGTGTTGCAGGCACTCAAAACCACCAGACTAGCTTGCAGTTTCATGTCGAAAATCTCTGCTGCGGTCAATAAGCCGTCATCACTGCCAGAGGGAGCCAGGGCGATCGCGCTACCCAATCCCTGCACGTCATCGAGCAATCCGTGAGTGGCAAGGTGGATGATTGATGCTTGGGGCATTTTTTGAGTGATGGCAGCTTTGGTGCCTTGATCACCGATGATGGCTTGAGTGTTGAGCAGCGGGGCGATCGCTTTGGCTTCGGCTTCGGCTCCCGGTAGAGGTGATAAGGCTTGTTTCGGCTCTCCGGGAAACAAAGAAATCTGTGGCATGGTGGGATTGCCCAGCACGAGAGCGTTACCACGACGGCTGGTTGGCTGAGTGGCTAACTTCTGTTGTTGTTGCCGAGTCAAATCCAAGACCTGAATCGAGGGTGCGGTGAGGATGGTGTGTTTTTGAATTAGGTAAGTGCCATTGGCATCTTGCAGGGCGGGAAAAGGCACCTGGAAGAGGGAGCCTTGAGGAATGAAGATGACATGGGCGTTGGGGTCTTTGGGAAGCAGAGAGGCGATCGGGTCGATCAGCAGTTGATGGAGCGTCGGCAAGTCGGGTTGGCGTTGGGCAAAGCCAAGACTGTTGCGACTGCGAACAGCCAGAAACTCTTGATTGCCAATGATGAGGTTGGCTAGGGAGGCGTTGTGCTGTTGCCAAAGGGGTTTGAGGTCTACCTGGCGGAACGTGATTTCACCTGTAGGTTGAATCACCCAAATGTAGAGCGCTGATTCTCGCGATGTTTGTTTGTCCTGAATCTGAAAGTCATCGTAGATGATGGAATACTGTACTAAAGTTGCGTTCTGTGCTTTCGCGATTTGACGGATTTGATCTTGGTTGAGAACAGAAGCAACGACCGCATCGGCGGAACCAAATGACAAACGCTGGGTCAGGAGATCGACAAAAGCACGGGCACGTCCCCGCTCAGCAATTTCTAAGGCAGCAATCGGGTTCTTTTGCGCCACCTGGACTTGTTGTAACGTCTGGTAGGTTCGAGCTTGTCCTTCAAAAATAGAGACTTTATTCGCATCGTTGGAGCCAAGCAGTTGCCGCATCGATTCCCACACTTGAATTCCCTGCATGAGCATTCTTTCAGCCTCTGTGGGGTTACCAGCTTTTAAGAACGCCGCTCCGAGGTTGTTGAACGCCATCCCCTCCCCTTGACGGTCTTTAATTTGACGGGCAATGACTAACTGTTGCTGACCATACTCAATGGCTTTGGCATAGTTACCTAGGTAGTGGTAAGTGAGTCCCAAATTGCTCAGTGCTGCACCTTCTCCTTCACGATCTTTGATTTCGCGGGTGATGGTTAAACTCTGCTGCATATACTCGATCGCTTTAGCATCATTGCCCAAAGATTGGTAAGCGAGTCCCAGATTGCCGAGTGCCAAACCTTCTCCTCGGCGATCTTTAATTTCGCGGGTGAAGATTAACCACTGCTGCATATACTCAATCGCTTTGGCATCGTTGCTTAAAGAGAAGTAGGCGAGTCCTAAACTGCCGAGTGCTGCACCTTCTCCATAGCGGTCTCTAATCTGACGGGCGATGACTAGATATTGCTGACCATACTCAATTGCTTTGGCATAGTCGCCCAAAGACTGGTAAGCAGATCCCAGATTGCCGAGTGTCCATCCCTCGTGGCGATTGTGGAGGGCGCGATAAATTTGGAATGCCTGTTGCCAAAAATCCAGCGCGGCTTGGAATTGGCTAGTTTGATATTGCTGAATTCCCTGATTCAACAGGCGATCGGCTTCGGCTTGACGAGCATCGATCGCTTGAGCAACAGCGGGAGGTGGGGTATGAAGAGGAAGACAGAAAGTAACAGGCAAAAGGCAAAAGGCGAAGGGCAGGAGAAAACGCGAGTGCTTCGCAGTTGCCAGGGGCAATCGCACCTTGCGTTTGCTTGATTTGATCTGTTTAGTGACAGGTTGCATGGGTCTTAGAGTTTGGGTTGCGGGGGCTGGCGCAGCTCTTGGCGCTGTCGTTCGCTCGCCTCAATCTGCTTCAGGCGATCGCTCCAGTCTTTCAGCGGTTGGGCTTCCGAAGCGGCAAGGGAATCGAGTAAATCCAACACAGGTGACTGAGTTTGAGCTGTCTCAGAAGCTTTGAGTGCGGCTGCGATCGCGTCATACCATAGCCCAGTCTCCGCATACAGGTTGCTCTGCTGTTGGGGTGTTGGTGCGGCAGCCAGTTGAGTCTGCAACGACGCATCAGGCTTGACCACCTCGATTTCTGCCGCCGCCACGACATTCCTCGAAGGAACCTGCGGGTCACAGACCAACACCACCTGCCAGCGATAGGTTTGTCCAATCGCTAGTTGGGGCTGACTTTGAGGCAGGG includes these proteins:
- a CDS encoding CHAT domain-containing protein; this encodes MQPVTKQIKSSKRKVRLPLATAKHSRFLLPFAFCLLPVTFCLPLHTPPPAVAQAIDARQAEADRLLNQGIQQYQTSQFQAALDFWQQAFQIYRALHNRHEGWTLGNLGSAYQSLGDYAKAIEYGQQYLVIARQIRDRYGEGAALGSLGLAYFSLSNDAKAIEYMQQWLIFTREIKDRRGEGLALGNLGLAYQSLGNDAKAIEYMQQSLTITREIKDREGEGAALSNLGLTYHYLGNYAKAIEYGQQQLVIARQIKDRQGEGMAFNNLGAAFLKAGNPTEAERMLMQGIQVWESMRQLLGSNDANKVSIFEGQARTYQTLQQVQVAQKNPIAALEIAERGRARAFVDLLTQRLSFGSADAVVASVLNQDQIRQIAKAQNATLVQYSIIYDDFQIQDKQTSRESALYIWVIQPTGEITFRQVDLKPLWQQHNASLANLIIGNQEFLAVRSRNSLGFAQRQPDLPTLHQLLIDPIASLLPKDPNAHVIFIPQGSLFQVPFPALQDANGTYLIQKHTILTAPSIQVLDLTRQQQQKLATQPTSRRGNALVLGNPTMPQISLFPGEPKQALSPLPGAEAEAKAIAPLLNTQAIIGDQGTKAAITQKMPQASIIHLATHGLLDDVQGLGSAIALAPSGSDDGLLTAAEIFDMKLQASLVVLSACNTGEGRITGDGVIGLSRSLISAGVPSVIVSLWAVPDAPTAELMTAFYKNLQKQPNKAQALQQAMLTTMATHPEPKDWAAFTLIGEAE
- a CDS encoding DUF928 domain-containing protein, translating into MPSPRQTVSTEGNETQYNAWWRCDRSATIGLTTLVPLSHVGQTSSQHPSFFWFVPERQAYPLQFRLFTSNGQPLYRTQLQSQAGIMQFSLPQSQPQLAIGQTYRWQVVLVCDPQVPSRNVVAAAEIEVVKPDASLQTQLAAAPTPQQQSNLYAETGLWYDAIAAALKASETAQTQSPVLDLLDSLAASEAQPLKDWSDRLKQIEASERQRQELRQPPQPKL